The genomic DNA AGAATACGAACTACCAACTTACAAAGCTCAAAAACCAGATATAAAGGATTGTACTTTTGTACTTGGTTATTTTGTTGAACTTTTAATTACAAATGACAATTACGAATTTAAAGAAGAATTTTTTAAAGTTGAAATCCGAAAATTTTGTGAAGATAATTATAGTGATTTAGATATTAATTATCTATTTCAAGTATTAGTAGATAATACAATTTTGTCAAGAAAAGGGAACAGTTTTCATTTTAAAAGCACATACTGGATATTCTATTTTATAGCTCATCGTATGAATTTAGATGAAGACTTCAAAACGTTCATATTTACTAACAAAAAATATATAGACTATCCGGAAATTATTGAATTTTATACAGGTACTGATAGAAATAAAATAGATGCGATAGAGGTTTTAATTGATGACATAAAAGATACAATTGGTTTGGTTAGAGAAAAAGTTAACATTGAAAATAATATTAATCCCTATGCTGCTATAGCATGGAATCCTAAAATTGAAGATTTTGAAAAAGAAGAATTGGAAATCAGCAAAAAAGTTATTGCATCGGGGCTTCCCAATGAGTTGAAAGATAAATATGCTGATAAAAATTACGATCAAATAAAACCTTACAGCCAAGTTATTGGTACTGTAATGCGAGAATATTCATTTTCAGTTCTGATGAGACAAATTACTGCCTCTTCAAGAGCTTTAAGAAATAGCGATTTTGTTAAGCCAGAGAAAAAAATAGAACTTCTTAATCAGATAGGTGAGGCATGGAATGAGGTCAGTAAATTGCTAATAATATTATCGCCGATTTTAGCAGACAAAGGAATGGTTGCATATGATGGCACTGCATTTATTTTGAAGGAAGAAGATTTTAATTTTGAAAATCCTGATGAAAAAAGTTTTGCAGTTTTACTGTCTGTTCCAAAAAATGTAGTAGATTATTTTAAAGATGATTTATATTCTGCGAAAATGGGTCCTTTAATTTGCGCTAAAGCACAAAGCGAAAAGAATCCAATAGTGAAACATGAATTTATGAGATTAATAGTGTTTGAAAGACCAAAAATTTGGTATGATGTTATCGATAAATATTTAATTTCTTTAAATAAAAATTCATTTTTTCTTTCTGATATCGCAGAAGCTTTGGAAACTCAATTGGAAATTAATATAGAATCAGAGGAAAGAAGAAAAATTGGTAATCTGATGTATAAATGCAAAGCAAAGCATATTTTTAATCAGGTAAATCCTAATCCAGGACTAATAAATAAAGTTCGCAAAGCAAATCCATGAAATTCACAGAATCCCAATTAGAACAAAGTGTGATTTCCCTGCTCGAACAGCAGGGGATTCCGCATACTTTTGGTTTGAAAATTTATCTGCAAAAAACTTTGACAAAGTTCCGAACTTTGACAAAGTTTAAAAACGCAAGTAAACCAAAAAACTGGAAGAATTAAAAAGTTTGCTTTTGGGAAAAATGGAGATGGAAAATTATAAATAAAATAAAAATATGGCAACAACTGTAATATCATCTTTTACTGAATTTCACTTGGATAAAGTGAATATTGCTAGCGATCGTTCTACTAAAGCAAAATCCAGTAGAGATTGGCTCTGGGGTAAATTAAATAAATTAGATGAAGATGCAGAATTAAAGTTTCCTTTTCATTTTGAAGAGAAAAATTTAAATTATGGTTCGTTTGTTAGAAAAACCAAAATTAGAGAGTTGGATGATATTGATATAATGTTTTGCTTAAAAGGAAATGGTGCTTATTATAGTAAAAATGGAGATATTTATACCATACATACAGAAGATGCTGGTGAAAGGTTAAAGTTCTTGTCTAATGAAGATACTCTTAATTCACGAAGAGTAGTTAATAAACTAAAATCTGCATTAGGAAATATTGAACATTATAAATCAGCAGATTTACATAATCGTGGTGAAGCGGTGACTTTAAGTTTGCAATCTTATGAATGGGTTTTTGACGTCGTACCTTGTTTTCATACTGATACTAATTTATATTTAATACCGGATGGCAATGGGAATTTTAAAGCAACAGATCCGCGGATTGATCAAAGTTTAGTTACTGAAACTAATCAGAATTATTCTGGAAGACTTCTTCAGTTGATAAGAACCATTAAAATATGGAAAAATGAAAATTCTGTTAATTCAATTGGTTCATATTTACTTGAACAGTATGTAATAAATTACACAAAAAACAAAATAGATTTATCAGAATATATCGATTACGATCTACGAGATTTTTTCAAATATTTTGAAACAGAAATTTTTAGTAGTGTATGGGATCCAAAAAATATTCAGGGAAATTTAAATCAGCTCTCATATTCTGAAAAAGAATCTATTTCTGAACAGGCACGATTAGCACATGACAAAGCTGTTGATGCAATAAGCGCGGAAATAGATAATAAGGATCAAGAGAAATCAATAAATAAATGGCGTGAAATATTCGGTGATAAATTCCCACAATATGGATAATGGAAAACAAATACTTCTAAGACAAAATCAACGTGGTAATATTGACAAATTATTAGCGCAACGACTTTTGTACTCTCAAGGAAAAGATTTACAATATTTGTTGATTATAATAACTGTAGTTGTTCCTGTTATAATCTCTTTTGTGACGAATTTTACAGATTTTAATTTAAAAGAAAGCATGTGGATTTACGTAATGTATTTTTTTTCCGCTCTATTGATAGAAAAAATTATTGAAATAGTAATTAAACGTAAAAAGAAAACAGCTGCGTCAATTCAAGAAAAATTTGATATTGACGTTTATAAAATAGACGAAAATCAAACTCTTAACACTGTTTTTGTTGATGAAGATGTAGTGAGAAAGTTTTCCAAGAGAGACCAAAAAAACTCAAAGAAGGTAGAAAAAGTGGAAAACTGGTATTCTGTAGAAATTGAGCGAATTAATACAAATCTAGCGATACTATTTTGCCAAAGAATGAATATAACTTACGATCAAAATATAAAGAAAAAGTATAATTTATTCCTATTAATAGTTGCAGCTACTACATTTTGTATACTTTTTTATGTTAGTTTGTACATGAACTTTTCATTAGAGAAATTTATAGTACAAGTTTTATTACCATCAATTCCTATTTTTAATTTTGCATATAAAGAGATCAGAATTAACCTTGAATCAGTGGATAACTTGCAAAAACTAAGACAAATTATTGAGACAAAACTTAATAAAGTAAAGTTAGCAGACAATATTAACCCCAAAGATTTAAGAGAAATCCAAGACAGAATTTATCTTAACCGCATATTAAGTCCTTTAATTCCAGATTTTATTTACAAAGTTATGTGGACAAAATTAGAAGATCGAATGAACTATTCTGTCGAAAAAAGAATTGAAAATTTACGTTAAATTAATTTATTATAAATTTCAAACATTAAGATTGTTCTTAAAAATTTTTTATTTTAACCTATGAATATTACTGTAGATCAATATAGTCGAGAATTTAATAAATTGCCAGACTTTTGTCCACATTGTTTTATAAAACAAATTCCGCAGATAAAAGGTGGTGTTTATAATTCAAAAATAAATTTAAATTTATTTTTGATATGCTCGAATGAGGATTGTAAAAAATCATTTATAGCATTTTATAGTAAGGCACAAAATTCATCTGCTTTACAATTGTCCGGTGTTTCTATTGGCAATTTACAGACAAAAGAATTTAGCAGTGATATCTCTTCAATTTCTGAAAAATTCATTGAAATTTATAATCAGGCATTTTTTGCCGAACAAAATAACTTATTTGAAATTACAGGTGTAGGTTATAGAAAATCTTTAGAATTTCTAATTAAAGATTATTGTTTAAAAAATAATACTTCAGAATCAGAAAAGATTTTAAATATGCCAATTATGCAGGTAATTAATAGTTACGTAAATGATGAAAGAATTAAAAATATTTCTAAACGTGCAGTTTGGCTGGGCAATGATGAAACCCATTATATTAGAATTTGGGATAACAAAGATGTCACAATCTTAAAAACTTTAATTGATTTAGTAGTTCATTGGATTGAAATGGAAGAAATGTCAAAATTGATGATTATAGAAATGCCAGAATTACCAAAAAAAGGAAACGATAAGAAATGAAATTCACAGAATCCCAATTAGAACAAAGTGTCATTTCCCTGCTCGAACAACAGGGAATTCCGCATATTTCTGGTCTCAAAATTCATAAAACTTTAGAGGAAGTTTTGCTGAAAGAGGATTTGAAGAATTATCTTTATCAAAACTACGCAGATATCTCGCCCAACGAGATTAAGCAGATTATTCTAAAACTGGATTATTTTTCTTCTTCCGCCTTGTACGAAAGTAACCGCGATATTCTGCGTTTGGTTTCCGATGGTTTTGTGCAGAAAAGAGAAGAGGCGCACAAAAAAGATTTGTTCATTCAGTTGATCGATTATTCTGCAAAAGACCAAAATATTTACCGTTTCGTAAATCAATTAGAAATAAAAGGAACCGAGAAAAGAATTCCCGACGGCATTCTCTACATCAACGGAATTCCTTTGGTGGTCTTTGAATTTAAAACAGCCATCGAAGAAAATAAAACCATTCACGATGCGTATTTACAATTAACCAATCGCTACAAAAGAGATATTCCAGAATTGATGAAATACAATGCATTTCTGGTTATCAGCGATGGCGTGAACAACAAAGCAGGTTCTCTTTTTGCCCCTTACGAGTTTTTCTATGGATGGCGCAAAGCCGAAAGCAATGAGCAGATTGCCAAAGACGGTATTGCTTCGCTTTTCACCATGGTAAAAGGGCTTTTTGACAAAAACAGATTACGGGATGTGATTCAGAATTTTATCTATTTCCCGGATACGAGTAAGAAAAAAGAAAAGATCGTTTGCCGATATCCGCAGTATTACGCCAGTAGAAAACTGTATGAAAATATTTTGTTGCACCGAAAACCCGAAGGCGACGGAAAAGGCGGAACTTATTTTGGAGCAACAGGTTGTGGCAAAAGTTATACGATGCTTTACCTTTCCCGCTTATTGATGCGGAGTACAGAAATGGCAAGTCCGACCATTATCCTTATTACAGACAGAACAGACTTAGATGAACAACTTTCCGGCACATTTACAAACGCTAAAAACTTTATTGGAGACAATCATATTGTCACGGTTTCTTCCCGTGAAGATTTACGCAACCAATTGAAAGGCAGAGAAAGTGGTGGTGTCTTTTTGACGACCATTCACAAATTTACGGAAGATGCAAAAGAACTGTCGAACCGAAATAATATCATTTGTATTTCTGATGAAGCGCACCGTTCGCAAATCAACCTCGATAAAAATTTGAAGATTACAGATACAGAAGTGAATTCCAGTTATGGTTTTGCATTTTATCTGCATCAGTCTTTACCGAATGCCACTTATGTTGGTTTCACCGGAACACCAGTGGATAAGACCCTAGAAGTATTTGGTGAAGTGGTGGATTTTTATACCATGAAAGAATCGGTGCAGGATGAGATCACGGTAAGAATTGTTTATGAAGGCAGAGCCTCAAAAGTGATCCTGAAAACCGAGAAATTAAAAGAGATTGAGGAGTATTACAATAATTGCGTAGCAGAAGGGTCAAGTGAATATCAGGTGGAAGAAAGTAAAAAAGCGACCACCAATATGAATGCCATTTTGGGTGACAAAGAGCGTTTACAGGCGTTGGCAAAAGATTTTGTGGAGCATTACGAAAAAAGAGTGAGTGAAGGTGCAACGGTTTGTGGTAAAGCGATGTTCGTTTCCAGTAACCGTGAAATTGCTTATAAATTTTATAAAGAACTCATGGAACTTCGCCCCGATTGGGGAACGATCAAAACCCACGATGAATCTCAGGAACTTTCTGATAAAGAATTAAAAGATCTGAAACCTATCGCCAAAGTCAATATGGTCATGACGCGGGACAAAGATGATGGTGACGATCTTTACAAAATTTTAGGTACAAAAGATGATAGAAAAGAACTAGACCGCCAGTTTAAACAGGAAAAATCCAATTTTAAAATTGCAATTGTGGTCGATATGTGGCTCACAGGTTTTGATGTGCCATTTCTGGACAGTATTTATATTGATAAACCAATTCAGGAACATTCTTTAATCCAAACCATATCAAGAGTTAACCGAAAGTTTAAAGGAAAAGACAAAGGTTTGGTCATCGATTATATCGGCATCAAGAATAACATGAATTATGCTTTGGCGAAATTCAACAATGCTGATCAAAATGAATTTGAGGATGTAGATAAAGCCATCACTATTGTAAAAGACCAATTGGATCTTTTGCGGAAGATCTTTCATAATTTCAACAGTAAACCTTACTTTGAAGGCAGCCCGATAATGAAACTGGAAAATCTTAATCTTGGGGCAGAATTTATTCAGTCCACCGAAGATTTAGAAAAACGTTTTATGCGTATTGTGCGCAAAATGAAAGAGGCCTATAATATCTGCTGTTCGTCTGAAGCATTTACTTATGATGAAGTAGATGAATTGCATTATTACACCGCAATCCGTTCCATCATTTATAAACTCACCAAAAAAGAGGCACCAGATATTTCGCAAATGAATGCAAGAGTCGCAAAAATGGTGGAAGAAGCACTGCAAAGTGATGGCGTAGAAGAAGTCTTTAAAATGGATGAAAATGCAGGAGAAAAGATTGATATTTTCGGTGAAGAATATTTGGAAAGAATTGATAGAATCAAATTGCCGAATACCAAAATAAAAGTACTGCAACGACTTTTGAAAATGGCAATCGACGATTTCAAAAAAGTTAATAAAATAAAAGCCGTTGATTTCAGCAAACGTCTTCAAACCATCGTCGATCAATACAACGAAAGAAGTGAAGATATGGTTTTGGCAAACGATGTACTGGACGAACTCGCCGGAAAAATGGCGGATTTGATACGCGATTTGAAAATCGAAAAGTTTTCGTTTGAAAAAATGGGAATTGACTTTGAGGAGAAATCTTTTTATGATATTCTAGAAGCTATTCGAGACAAATATAAATTCGAATTTACAGAAGAACAGCTGATTGCTTTAGCGAAAGATATTAAAATTATAATTGATGATAAAGCTAAATACACAGACTGGAGTGAGCGTGAAGATATCAAAGCTGAACTTAAAGTAGATCTTATTTTGAAGCTAGCTGCGCATGGTTATCCTCCAGTTACACGTGATGAAGTGTATAAGGAGATTTTTGAGCAGGCAGAGAATTTTAAGAAGTATAGAGATCAATAAAGTATTCTTAGAATGGAAGTGCACGAAAGTAAATGAATAATTCCTCGCATTTAACACTCTCTCAATTAAACGGCATCATTCAGTCAAAGCTGAATGAAGCCTTCTTCATGCAGCAATTTTGGATCGTTGCGGATATTACCGAGCATAGTTTTAAACAAAAAACAGATTATCATTATTTTGAATTTGTAGAAAAAGATGTCACCACCAATCTCATAGTTGCAAAAATAAAAGGAGCAGCGTGGGGGAATGCTTCGCAAAGAATTAAAGATTTTGAAGCGAGTACTGGTCAGAAGTTCACCAATAATATTCACGTTCTGGCAAAAGTGAGTATCAACTTTCATAAAGTGTTTGGCCTTTCCCTTGAACTGATAGAAATTGATCCGTCCTTTACTTTAGGAGTCATCGAAACCAAAAGACAAGAAACGCTTTTGCGACTTGTTACCAATTATCCTACGATCATTCAGAAAAGAGGCGACCACTATAGCACTTATAATTCATCGTTAGAACTGCCTCCAGTAATTTCCCGTCTTGCCGTAATTTCATCGCAGACATCTGCTGGAAATGAAGATTTTAAACATACTTTAATAAATAATCCTTATGGTTATCATTTCGAAATAGACGATTACTTTACCGTGGTTCAAAATGAGGTGAATGCGGGAATTTTTTTAGAAAGATTGCTGGATGTTTTTAGATCCGGGAAAAAATATGACGCGGTGATCATCAATCGAGGTGGCGGAGCGCAAACTGATTTTCTTATTTTTGATAATTTTAAGATAGGTTTAGCCGTGGCGAAATTTCCCATCCCTGTTATTACAGGTATTGGCCATCAGAAAAACCAAACCATTACAGATTTGATGGCTCATACAAGTACGAAAACTCCGACAAAAGCAGCGGAGTTCATTGTTACCCATAACAAAATGTTTGAAGACCGATTACTTTCATTTCAACAGACCATTATCATTAAGTCTCAATCTTTCCTTGCTCACCAAAATTTCACTTTCAATAAAATTAACTCCAGAATTGTCAACAGTTCACGAACGTCACTTGAGAAAAGCAAACTACAATTGATCACGCTAAAACAAAATTTAACGACTTCATGTTTGAATGAAATTTCGGAGGCTAGGAGGGAAATCAGTTCTAAACGCTTTGTGATTGCGAGTCTGCCAAAGACCACCATAAACAATGAGAAAAGGGGGCTAAGTAGAATTTTACCAAGAATTCTTTCGGCTTCTAATCATATTATTTCCAAAGAAAAATTGGCTTTGAAAAGTGCAGTCTCTCTAATAAATGTAATTTCACCCGAAAATATACTTAAGAAAGGGTTTGCCATCGTGAAAAGCAATGGAGAAATCACCAGTGATCCAAATAAATTCACTCCTGGGGCTGAAATTGAAGTTATTTTGAGATTACAAAGTATCAAAGCTACCGTTAATACTAAAAAAGACTATCATGGAAACGACTTTAACCTACCAACAGGCATTTGAGGAATTAGAACAGATAACAAACGATATTGAGGCTGAAGAAGTTTCTGTTGATGATTTGGCCAAGAAGGTAAAGCGTGCTGCAGATCTTTTAGAGATTTGTAATGCTAAACTTAAGTTGACTGAAACCGAAGTTAATAAAATAATTGAGAATATAAAAAACAAAGAATAGGGTTTATTAATGCGAATACGGAACTAAAAAACCTTAAAGGTTGTTAATTTAAGTTAAAAATGCCTTTGGTGGCATTTTAATTGCCTTTTTTACATCAACTAAAAATTTAACTATTATGGAAAATTACAGCAATTACAAACCAGAGTACAGAAATGATTATGTGTCAAAGGTATTTAATACCCGGGAAGATGCTGATGCAGCATTCAACGATTTATCGGCGAGAGGATACTCAAAAGATGATGTGAATGTAATGATGTCAGATAGTACAAGAGACCGCTATTTTAAAAATAACGATCATGATTCAGAATTAGGAGACAAAGTTGCGGAAAATGCAGGTACAGGATCACTTATCGGAGGAGGAATTGGAGCAGTAGTAGGAGCGGTAGCAGCGATTGGAACCAACGTTTTATTACCAGGCTTAGGATTAATTATTGCAGGGCCATTAGCGGCAGGTTTAGCAGGCGCCGGAGCTGGTGCAGCTACAGGTGGTTTAATTGGTGCACTTACCGGAATGGGAGTGCCTGAAGATGAAGCTGAAAAATATAGAGACCACATTAAAGATGGTGGAATTTATATGGGTTTCAAACCACGTCATGAAGATGATGCCCGATCCACTTACGACAGATGGTATAATGATAGTAATTATACGAGATAATTTTTTTTATACAAATCGTTTTAGTGAAGCCGTGTCATAATGAAATGAGACGGCTTTGTTTTTATAGGTATAACTTGCGTGTAATTGGACAGAAAATATCAGATTTCAAATATGATGGTTTAAAAATTGTATTTTAATCTAGAAATAAACTTTTAAAATTATGGAACCTTCGAAAAAAAACAAACCCGCACCTGTTGTTATCATTGGAATTGCAGCAATTATTATTGCAATCATCTCTTATTTTATATTACTTACCTTTTTCCCTGATTTGTTTCAAGATATTCCTACAGGTCAACAGCAACCTATTTCGGAATAGAGAAATTTTCATATTGGGGCGATAAATCTAAAATTTATAGCCATAATAAAGCCGTCCTGTTTAATGGGACGGCTTTTATTAAAAGATATAAAAATGGGGAGTTTAATCGTGACGATTTTCTAAGTTTCTAAATTTTTCATAAGATGCTTTTAAACTATGAAGTTGATCCTGAATTACTCTCGAACTTTCCGGGCATAAATCGCCACTGTCCAAAGCCTTTTGGTAAGCTTCGATAGCTGCATTTTCGCCGAAGGTAACATTTTCTAAAGTTGATTCTGCATTATCGCTCGAAAAAGCATTTTTAACATCAATCCAAGTACGGTGCAGTCCTCCTGCTACGGTAGTTGAATCATCTGCATCTCCATTTCTTTCAGAGATTAAACTCTTCAGTTCTAGTCTCATTTTTTGCGACTGATCAACCATATTGGTATAATCTGATTTAAGATTAGGATATTTTTCCCACACCTTATCTTCAACTTTGTTGAAACCTTCAATTCGATCATTTGTGATTTGTAAAAGATCATTCAATGTTGATACTGTTGGATTGTTCATAATATTTTATTTTTTTGGTTCCCTATAATGAACCAATCAGTATGCCATCAAATTATAAAATCTGTTAAGTTTTTATTAAGATTAATAAGATTAAAATGAAAAAAAAGAATTGTTGGTAAAAAATTTGTATCCACTAATAAATTGCTAGATGGTAGTATATCCTATTTTTTAATAAGTTATAAATAAATAGCAAGTACTTGCTCCGTTAAAAAAACTTTATGAAAAAAGCGTTTCCCTCTCTTCCCACTTTTTTTAAATTAACTTTAATTGGAA from Chryseobacterium sp. SNU WT5 includes the following:
- a CDS encoding SMODS domain-containing nucleotidyltransferase, which gives rise to MATTVISSFTEFHLDKVNIASDRSTKAKSSRDWLWGKLNKLDEDAELKFPFHFEEKNLNYGSFVRKTKIRELDDIDIMFCLKGNGAYYSKNGDIYTIHTEDAGERLKFLSNEDTLNSRRVVNKLKSALGNIEHYKSADLHNRGEAVTLSLQSYEWVFDVVPCFHTDTNLYLIPDGNGNFKATDPRIDQSLVTETNQNYSGRLLQLIRTIKIWKNENSVNSIGSYLLEQYVINYTKNKIDLSEYIDYDLRDFFKYFETEIFSSVWDPKNIQGNLNQLSYSEKESISEQARLAHDKAVDAISAEIDNKDQEKSINKWREIFGDKFPQYG
- a CDS encoding S-4TM family putative pore-forming effector, whose translation is MDNGKQILLRQNQRGNIDKLLAQRLLYSQGKDLQYLLIIITVVVPVIISFVTNFTDFNLKESMWIYVMYFFSALLIEKIIEIVIKRKKKTAASIQEKFDIDVYKIDENQTLNTVFVDEDVVRKFSKRDQKNSKKVEKVENWYSVEIERINTNLAILFCQRMNITYDQNIKKKYNLFLLIVAATTFCILFYVSLYMNFSLEKFIVQVLLPSIPIFNFAYKEIRINLESVDNLQKLRQIIETKLNKVKLADNINPKDLREIQDRIYLNRILSPLIPDFIYKVMWTKLEDRMNYSVEKRIENLR
- a CDS encoding DUF4145 domain-containing protein translates to MNITVDQYSREFNKLPDFCPHCFIKQIPQIKGGVYNSKINLNLFLICSNEDCKKSFIAFYSKAQNSSALQLSGVSIGNLQTKEFSSDISSISEKFIEIYNQAFFAEQNNLFEITGVGYRKSLEFLIKDYCLKNNTSESEKILNMPIMQVINSYVNDERIKNISKRAVWLGNDETHYIRIWDNKDVTILKTLIDLVVHWIEMEEMSKLMIIEMPELPKKGNDKK
- a CDS encoding type I restriction endonuclease subunit R, with the translated sequence MKFTESQLEQSVISLLEQQGIPHISGLKIHKTLEEVLLKEDLKNYLYQNYADISPNEIKQIILKLDYFSSSALYESNRDILRLVSDGFVQKREEAHKKDLFIQLIDYSAKDQNIYRFVNQLEIKGTEKRIPDGILYINGIPLVVFEFKTAIEENKTIHDAYLQLTNRYKRDIPELMKYNAFLVISDGVNNKAGSLFAPYEFFYGWRKAESNEQIAKDGIASLFTMVKGLFDKNRLRDVIQNFIYFPDTSKKKEKIVCRYPQYYASRKLYENILLHRKPEGDGKGGTYFGATGCGKSYTMLYLSRLLMRSTEMASPTIILITDRTDLDEQLSGTFTNAKNFIGDNHIVTVSSREDLRNQLKGRESGGVFLTTIHKFTEDAKELSNRNNIICISDEAHRSQINLDKNLKITDTEVNSSYGFAFYLHQSLPNATYVGFTGTPVDKTLEVFGEVVDFYTMKESVQDEITVRIVYEGRASKVILKTEKLKEIEEYYNNCVAEGSSEYQVEESKKATTNMNAILGDKERLQALAKDFVEHYEKRVSEGATVCGKAMFVSSNREIAYKFYKELMELRPDWGTIKTHDESQELSDKELKDLKPIAKVNMVMTRDKDDGDDLYKILGTKDDRKELDRQFKQEKSNFKIAIVVDMWLTGFDVPFLDSIYIDKPIQEHSLIQTISRVNRKFKGKDKGLVIDYIGIKNNMNYALAKFNNADQNEFEDVDKAITIVKDQLDLLRKIFHNFNSKPYFEGSPIMKLENLNLGAEFIQSTEDLEKRFMRIVRKMKEAYNICCSSEAFTYDEVDELHYYTAIRSIIYKLTKKEAPDISQMNARVAKMVEEALQSDGVEEVFKMDENAGEKIDIFGEEYLERIDRIKLPNTKIKVLQRLLKMAIDDFKKVNKIKAVDFSKRLQTIVDQYNERSEDMVLANDVLDELAGKMADLIRDLKIEKFSFEKMGIDFEEKSFYDILEAIRDKYKFEFTEEQLIALAKDIKIIIDDKAKYTDWSEREDIKAELKVDLILKLAAHGYPPVTRDEVYKEIFEQAENFKKYRDQ
- the xseA gene encoding exodeoxyribonuclease VII large subunit, with translation MNNSSHLTLSQLNGIIQSKLNEAFFMQQFWIVADITEHSFKQKTDYHYFEFVEKDVTTNLIVAKIKGAAWGNASQRIKDFEASTGQKFTNNIHVLAKVSINFHKVFGLSLELIEIDPSFTLGVIETKRQETLLRLVTNYPTIIQKRGDHYSTYNSSLELPPVISRLAVISSQTSAGNEDFKHTLINNPYGYHFEIDDYFTVVQNEVNAGIFLERLLDVFRSGKKYDAVIINRGGGAQTDFLIFDNFKIGLAVAKFPIPVITGIGHQKNQTITDLMAHTSTKTPTKAAEFIVTHNKMFEDRLLSFQQTIIIKSQSFLAHQNFTFNKINSRIVNSSRTSLEKSKLQLITLKQNLTTSCLNEISEARREISSKRFVIASLPKTTINNEKRGLSRILPRILSASNHIISKEKLALKSAVSLINVISPENILKKGFAIVKSNGEITSDPNKFTPGAEIEVILRLQSIKATVNTKKDYHGNDFNLPTGI
- the xseB gene encoding exodeoxyribonuclease VII small subunit, with product METTLTYQQAFEELEQITNDIEAEEVSVDDLAKKVKRAADLLEICNAKLKLTETEVNKIIENIKNKE
- a CDS encoding ferritin-like domain-containing protein, producing MNNPTVSTLNDLLQITNDRIEGFNKVEDKVWEKYPNLKSDYTNMVDQSQKMRLELKSLISERNGDADDSTTVAGGLHRTWIDVKNAFSSDNAESTLENVTFGENAAIEAYQKALDSGDLCPESSRVIQDQLHSLKASYEKFRNLENRHD